A genomic stretch from Microplitis mediator isolate UGA2020A chromosome 10, iyMicMedi2.1, whole genome shotgun sequence includes:
- the LOC130676648 gene encoding SLIT-ROBO Rho GTPase-activating protein 1-like isoform X3, with protein sequence MFKLSSGRQEREAWTKDIRLQLNEQLRCLDVRMESQVALVAELQDFFRRRAELELDYSKSLDKMARSIQMRHKEQKQKREQWPLFSSYACWQQLVNETKNLSRDHAALSEVYSTHLVGRLNQVIEDVQRIYRRCREIGYETHEEILRVLHELHTTMKTYHAYQAESRQAETKLRVAEQQRSKLEVTNVPPEKLARSKKYKLIEKEVTKRKNKYTEAKLKALKARNEYILCLEASNTTIHKYFVDDLSDLIDCMDFGFHNCIARALLMHCSAEEGRQRSLQTSAEQLTNTINALDSRADKQRFLESHHAAFMIPKKFEFQCQRGDETPEPELQKILHSEMEQRLGQLQQRVTSLRTESEEVWKTLETAEASLLEMLTAKDYDCSRYFGENCMPTSRPPETVQIKLRADRQETEEFYLTKFREYLLGTSRIARLDAKQEYIRQSLQDGSNGSPNPSITTSKQKQARRKRIGRLQMNGQPKLFGGSLEEYLESTNLEIPLIMKSCIRVINLYGLHHQGIFRVSGSQVEINNFREWFERGEDPLADVTDASDINSVAGVLKLYLRELREPLFPIIYFEHLMELAQLESKHEFVLKMKQLISSLPRPVVIVMRYLFAFLNHLSEFSDENMMDPYNLAICFGPTLVPVPEDKDQVQYQNQVNELIKNIITLCEEIFPDDIGGIQYEKYISREPDDVDVGDSPTDQVQEDMDSEVYPSEDESENLEATAQFDFIARSERELSFKKGDTLTLYMQVSYDWWRGSVGGREGLIPDKYIMLKIKDEERDKELLKSSSEESMRRRASSSADSAPSSNNSPLMAPTNNPNAWPTVNTSDVITTSSSGGSQQHHSDVINTNNTSVIGNNVMPATGTAMANAVNACISSSQAIISREEQTSVNPSKMISSPGNEKIHPTDQFQLQSSTPNDESESVNDFLDSLSTMSDQANLDDVDDQNQDNQISSFNAGGLRGSGRKQWKSQTITDNNTQPSIQLNDNNNENDDNNQEATTFSANRELWQKRANSQTQLTPPVPPTTPKNFRASQEFREMRQKHTPDLVMDLPLAAQDASKKSASSSSLNSSDEENSLVPPTRNGSEKSPSNGPESPDMSTAAERFAKQNQCTLKKNTKSGTNANNSTDTGRIKSLVGTDGEINDHAGNIKDNIVRSASNNEISSDNVPLRSPLPPRSTPMIAAKFADMRLTGGSQQVSSFKPQVKVKPTILRKPVVPFPHPHMSPELARKIEKQVQGTD encoded by the exons ATGTTTAAACTGTCATCCGGTAGACAAGAAAGGGAGGCTTGGACTAAAG ATATAAGGCTGCAGTTGAACGAGCAGCTGAGATGTCTCGACGTGAGAATGGAGTCCCAGGTGGCCCTGGTCGCCGAATTGCAAGACTTCTTCCGCAGGAGAGCGGAACTCGAGCTCGATTACAGCAAATCCCTCGATAAAATGGCTAGAAGTATACAGATGAGACACAAGGAGCAGAAGCAAAA GAGGGAGCAATGGCCACTGTTCTCAAGCTACGCATGCTGGCAGCAACTTGTCAATGAGACCAAAAATCTTAGCCGTGATCATGCCGCACTCTCTGAGGTATACAGCACTCATCTTGTGGGAAGACTTAATCAGGTTATCGAAGATGTTCAGCGTATATACAGACGC TGTCGGGAAATTGGATACGAGACACATGAAGAGATCTTGAGGGTTCTTCACGAGCTTCATACCACAATGAAAACTTACCACGCTTATCAAGCAGAGTCACGACAGGCAGAGACTAAATTACGTGTTGCCGAGCAGCAGCGCAGCAAACTTGAAGTCACAAATGTACCGCCAGAGAAGCTTGCACGTAGCAAGAAATACAAGCTCATTGAGAAGGAAGTGACTAAG AGAAAGAACAAATACACGGAGGCTAAACTCAAAGCACTCAAGGCTAGAAATGAGTACATTCTTTGTCTGGAGGCGTCCAATACAACGATACATAAATATTTCGTTGACGACCTGTCGGATCTTATTGAT TGTATGGACTTTGGCTTTCACAATTGCATCGCACGGGCATTGTTGATGCACTGCAGCGCGGAAGAGGGAAGGCAACGGTCGTTGCAAACGAGCGCCGAGCAGCTGACAAATACTATTAATGCTTTAGATTCACGTGCAGACAAACAGCGTTTTCTCGAGTCACATCATGCGGCGTTTATGATCCCCAAGAAGTTTGAATTCCAGTGCCAGCGGGGCGACGAAACTCCCGAGCCGGAGCTACAAAAAATACTCCACTCCGAAATGGAACAACGATTAGGGCAGTTGCAGCAACGCGTAACCTCACTGAGAACCGAGTCCGAGGAAGTGTGGAAGACCTTAGAAACAGCTGAGGCCAGTCTTTTAGAAATGCTTACTGCCAAGGACTATGATTGCTCGCGATACTTTGGTGAAAATTGCATGCCAACGTCCAGGCCACCTGAGACTGTGCAGATCAAATTACGCGCCGACAGGCAGGAAACCGAAGAATTTTATCTTAcg aAATTTCGGGAATACCTGCTTGGGACATCGCGAATAGCCAGACTCGACGCTAAACAAGAATACATAAGACAAAGTCTTCAGGATGGCTCTAATGGAAGCCCAAATCCGTCTATCACGACGTCAAAACAGAAACAAGCCCGCAGAAAGAGAATCGGACGACTGCAGATGAACGGGCAGCCGAAATTGTTTGGCGGTTCACTGGAGGAGTATCTCGAGAGCACAAATTTAGAGATTCCATTAATAATGAAGAGTTGTATAAGGGTAATAAATCTGTATGGTCTTCATCATCAGGGGATATTTCGAGTATCCGGCTCTCAAGTCGAGATAAATAACTTCAGAGAGTGGTTCGAACGGGGTGAGGATCCACTCGCTGACGTGACAGACGCCTCGGATATTAACAGTGTCGCTGGGGTATTAAAACTCTACTTGAGAGAATTGCGCGAGCCTCTCTTCCCcattatttatttcgagcaTCTAATGGAACTGGCGCAGCTCGAGTCGAAACATGAGTTCGTGTTGAAAATGAAACAACTGATATCGAGCTTACCGAGGCCAGTTGTTATAGTAATGCGATATCTGTTTGCCTTTCTCAATCATCTCTCGGAATTTTCGGATGAAAACATGATGGACCCGTATAATCTCGCTATATGTTTTGGCCCGACACTGGTACCAGTACCCGAGGACAAAGACCAAGTTCAGTATCAGAATCAAGTTAATGagctgattaaaaatataataacactGTGCGAAGAAATATTCCCCGATGACATCGGAGGCATTCAGTATGAAAAATACATCAGCAGAGAGCCCGACGACGT TGACGTTGGTGACTCTCCAACGGATCAGGTTCAAGAGGATATGGACTCTGAAGTGTATCCATCAGAAGATG AGTCGGAAAACTTGGAGGCAACAGCACAATTCGATTTTATTGCGAGATCTGAACGTGAATTAAGCTTCAAGAAAGGCGATACTCTGACACTTTATATGCAAGTAAGCTACGACTGGTGGCGCGGCTCCGTAGGCGGAAGAGAGGGTTTGATTCCTGACAAATATATCATGCTCAAAATAAA GGACGAAGAGCGAGACAAAGAGCTGCTGAAGTCATCAAGCGAAGAGTCGATGCGACGGAGAGCTTCGAGTTCCGCAGACAGCGCGCCATCGAGCAACAACTCGCCGTTGATGGCACCAACAAATAATCCGAACGCGTGGCCGACCGTCAACACGTCGGATGTGATAACAACATCGTCTTCCGGTGGATCCCAGCAGCATCACTCTGACGTAATCAATACCAACAACACCTCCGTGATCGGCAACAACGTAATGCCGGCAACAGGAACCGCGATGGCGAATGCAGTAAATGCCTGCATATCGTCATCTCAAGCGATCATCAGTCGAGAG GAACAGACGTCAGTGAACCCGAGCAAAATGATCTCGAGTCCAGGAAACGAGAAAATACATCCCACGGATCAGTTTCAACTACAGTCGAGCACGCCTAATGACGAGAGTGAGAGCGTTAATGATTTCTTGGACTCCCTTTCTACGATGAGCGATCAGGCGAATCTGGATGACGTTGATGATCAGAATCAAGACAACCaaatttcatcatttaatGCCGGTGGATTACGGGGATCAGGTCGTAAGCAATGGAAATCACAAACtattactgataataatacaCAGCCATCAATACAAttgaatgataataataatgaaaatgatgataataatcaaGAGGCCACAACATTTTCAGCAAACAGAGAGCTCTGGCAGAAGCGAGCAAACTCTCAGACACAATTGACTCCGCCAGTTCCACCGACAACACCCAAGAACTTCCGCGCTTCTCAAGAGTTCCGCGAGATGCGTCAGAAACACACGCCGGACCTCGTAATGGATTTGCCACTGGCTGCGCAAGATGCCAGCAAAAAGTCTGCGTCATCCAGCAGCTTGAACAGTTCAGATGAAGAAAATTCTCTTGTTCCTCCAACTCGCAACGGCTCGGAAAAATCCCCCAGCAATGGACCCGAGTCCCCGGACATGAGCACCGCAGCCGAGCGGTTCGCGAAGCAGAACCAGTGcacgctgaaaaaaaacacaaagtCTGGGACAAATGCCAACAACTCAACGGACACTGGCAGGATAAAAAGTCTCGTGGGCACCGACGGCGAGATTAATGACCACGCTGGTAATATTAAGGACAATATTGTGAGATCTGCAAGCAATAACGAAATATCATCAGACAACGTTCCGTTACGTTCCCCGCTACCTCCTCGCTCGACTCCGATGATTGCCGCAAAGTTCGCGGACATGCGGCTCACTGGCGGCAGCCAACAGGTGTCTTCCTTCAAACCTCAGGTTAAGGTCAAGCCGACGATTCTCCGCAAGCCCGTCGTTCCCTTTCCTCATCCTCACATGAGTCCCGAGCTCGCGAGAAAAATCGAAAAACAAGTTCAGGGTACTGATTAG
- the LOC130676648 gene encoding SLIT-ROBO Rho GTPase-activating protein 1-like isoform X4, which produces MDEEHETDGIKSPIKRLGSTRKLLVFNNIRLQLNEQLRCLDVRMESQVALVAELQDFFRRRAELELDYSKSLDKMARSIQMRHKEQKQKREQWPLFSSYACWQQLVNETKNLSRDHAALSEVYSTHLVGRLNQVIEDVQRIYRRCREIGYETHEEILRVLHELHTTMKTYHAYQAESRQAETKLRVAEQQRSKLEVTNVPPEKLARSKKYKLIEKEVTKRKNKYTEAKLKALKARNEYILCLEASNTTIHKYFVDDLSDLIDCMDFGFHNCIARALLMHCSAEEGRQRSLQTSAEQLTNTINALDSRADKQRFLESHHAAFMIPKKFEFQCQRGDETPEPELQKILHSEMEQRLGQLQQRVTSLRTESEEVWKTLETAEASLLEMLTAKDYDCSRYFGENCMPTSRPPETVQIKLRADRQETEEFYLTKFREYLLGTSRIARLDAKQEYIRQSLQDGSNGSPNPSITTSKQKQARRKRIGRLQMNGQPKLFGGSLEEYLESTNLEIPLIMKSCIRVINLYGLHHQGIFRVSGSQVEINNFREWFERGEDPLADVTDASDINSVAGVLKLYLRELREPLFPIIYFEHLMELAQLESKHEFVLKMKQLISSLPRPVVIVMRYLFAFLNHLSEFSDENMMDPYNLAICFGPTLVPVPEDKDQVQYQNQVNELIKNIITLCEEIFPDDIGGIQYEKYISREPDDVDVGDSPTDQVQEDMDSEVYPSEDESENLEATAQFDFIARSERELSFKKGDTLTLYMQVSYDWWRGSVGGREGLIPDKYIMLKIKDEERDKELLKSSSEESMRRRASSSADSAPSSNNSPLMAPTNNPNAWPTVNTSDVITTSSSGGSQQHHSDVINTNNTSVIGNNVMPATGTAMANAVNACISSSQAIISREEQTSVNPSKMISSPGNEKIHPTDQFQLQSSTPNDESESVNDFLDSLSTMSDQANLDDVDDQNQDNQISSFNAGGLRGSGPNRELWQKRANSQTQLTPPVPPTTPKNFRASQEFREMRQKHTPDLVMDLPLAAQDASKKSASSSSLNSSDEENSLVPPTRNGSEKSPSNGPESPDMSTAAERFAKQNQCTLKKNTKSGTNANNSTDTGRIKSLVGTDGEINDHAGNIKDNIVRSASNNEISSDNVPLRSPLPPRSTPMIAAKFADMRLTGGSQQVSSFKPQVKVKPTILRKPVVPFPHPHMSPELARKIEKQVQGTD; this is translated from the exons ATGGATGAAGAACACGAGACAGATGGAATAAAATCTCCGATAAAGAGACTTGGGTCCACCAGGAAATTGCTTGTCTTCAACA ATATAAGGCTGCAGTTGAACGAGCAGCTGAGATGTCTCGACGTGAGAATGGAGTCCCAGGTGGCCCTGGTCGCCGAATTGCAAGACTTCTTCCGCAGGAGAGCGGAACTCGAGCTCGATTACAGCAAATCCCTCGATAAAATGGCTAGAAGTATACAGATGAGACACAAGGAGCAGAAGCAAAA GAGGGAGCAATGGCCACTGTTCTCAAGCTACGCATGCTGGCAGCAACTTGTCAATGAGACCAAAAATCTTAGCCGTGATCATGCCGCACTCTCTGAGGTATACAGCACTCATCTTGTGGGAAGACTTAATCAGGTTATCGAAGATGTTCAGCGTATATACAGACGC TGTCGGGAAATTGGATACGAGACACATGAAGAGATCTTGAGGGTTCTTCACGAGCTTCATACCACAATGAAAACTTACCACGCTTATCAAGCAGAGTCACGACAGGCAGAGACTAAATTACGTGTTGCCGAGCAGCAGCGCAGCAAACTTGAAGTCACAAATGTACCGCCAGAGAAGCTTGCACGTAGCAAGAAATACAAGCTCATTGAGAAGGAAGTGACTAAG AGAAAGAACAAATACACGGAGGCTAAACTCAAAGCACTCAAGGCTAGAAATGAGTACATTCTTTGTCTGGAGGCGTCCAATACAACGATACATAAATATTTCGTTGACGACCTGTCGGATCTTATTGAT TGTATGGACTTTGGCTTTCACAATTGCATCGCACGGGCATTGTTGATGCACTGCAGCGCGGAAGAGGGAAGGCAACGGTCGTTGCAAACGAGCGCCGAGCAGCTGACAAATACTATTAATGCTTTAGATTCACGTGCAGACAAACAGCGTTTTCTCGAGTCACATCATGCGGCGTTTATGATCCCCAAGAAGTTTGAATTCCAGTGCCAGCGGGGCGACGAAACTCCCGAGCCGGAGCTACAAAAAATACTCCACTCCGAAATGGAACAACGATTAGGGCAGTTGCAGCAACGCGTAACCTCACTGAGAACCGAGTCCGAGGAAGTGTGGAAGACCTTAGAAACAGCTGAGGCCAGTCTTTTAGAAATGCTTACTGCCAAGGACTATGATTGCTCGCGATACTTTGGTGAAAATTGCATGCCAACGTCCAGGCCACCTGAGACTGTGCAGATCAAATTACGCGCCGACAGGCAGGAAACCGAAGAATTTTATCTTAcg aAATTTCGGGAATACCTGCTTGGGACATCGCGAATAGCCAGACTCGACGCTAAACAAGAATACATAAGACAAAGTCTTCAGGATGGCTCTAATGGAAGCCCAAATCCGTCTATCACGACGTCAAAACAGAAACAAGCCCGCAGAAAGAGAATCGGACGACTGCAGATGAACGGGCAGCCGAAATTGTTTGGCGGTTCACTGGAGGAGTATCTCGAGAGCACAAATTTAGAGATTCCATTAATAATGAAGAGTTGTATAAGGGTAATAAATCTGTATGGTCTTCATCATCAGGGGATATTTCGAGTATCCGGCTCTCAAGTCGAGATAAATAACTTCAGAGAGTGGTTCGAACGGGGTGAGGATCCACTCGCTGACGTGACAGACGCCTCGGATATTAACAGTGTCGCTGGGGTATTAAAACTCTACTTGAGAGAATTGCGCGAGCCTCTCTTCCCcattatttatttcgagcaTCTAATGGAACTGGCGCAGCTCGAGTCGAAACATGAGTTCGTGTTGAAAATGAAACAACTGATATCGAGCTTACCGAGGCCAGTTGTTATAGTAATGCGATATCTGTTTGCCTTTCTCAATCATCTCTCGGAATTTTCGGATGAAAACATGATGGACCCGTATAATCTCGCTATATGTTTTGGCCCGACACTGGTACCAGTACCCGAGGACAAAGACCAAGTTCAGTATCAGAATCAAGTTAATGagctgattaaaaatataataacactGTGCGAAGAAATATTCCCCGATGACATCGGAGGCATTCAGTATGAAAAATACATCAGCAGAGAGCCCGACGACGT TGACGTTGGTGACTCTCCAACGGATCAGGTTCAAGAGGATATGGACTCTGAAGTGTATCCATCAGAAGATG AGTCGGAAAACTTGGAGGCAACAGCACAATTCGATTTTATTGCGAGATCTGAACGTGAATTAAGCTTCAAGAAAGGCGATACTCTGACACTTTATATGCAAGTAAGCTACGACTGGTGGCGCGGCTCCGTAGGCGGAAGAGAGGGTTTGATTCCTGACAAATATATCATGCTCAAAATAAA GGACGAAGAGCGAGACAAAGAGCTGCTGAAGTCATCAAGCGAAGAGTCGATGCGACGGAGAGCTTCGAGTTCCGCAGACAGCGCGCCATCGAGCAACAACTCGCCGTTGATGGCACCAACAAATAATCCGAACGCGTGGCCGACCGTCAACACGTCGGATGTGATAACAACATCGTCTTCCGGTGGATCCCAGCAGCATCACTCTGACGTAATCAATACCAACAACACCTCCGTGATCGGCAACAACGTAATGCCGGCAACAGGAACCGCGATGGCGAATGCAGTAAATGCCTGCATATCGTCATCTCAAGCGATCATCAGTCGAGAG GAACAGACGTCAGTGAACCCGAGCAAAATGATCTCGAGTCCAGGAAACGAGAAAATACATCCCACGGATCAGTTTCAACTACAGTCGAGCACGCCTAATGACGAGAGTGAGAGCGTTAATGATTTCTTGGACTCCCTTTCTACGATGAGCGATCAGGCGAATCTGGATGACGTTGATGATCAGAATCAAGACAACCaaatttcatcatttaatGCCGGTGGATTACGGGGATCAGGTC CAAACAGAGAGCTCTGGCAGAAGCGAGCAAACTCTCAGACACAATTGACTCCGCCAGTTCCACCGACAACACCCAAGAACTTCCGCGCTTCTCAAGAGTTCCGCGAGATGCGTCAGAAACACACGCCGGACCTCGTAATGGATTTGCCACTGGCTGCGCAAGATGCCAGCAAAAAGTCTGCGTCATCCAGCAGCTTGAACAGTTCAGATGAAGAAAATTCTCTTGTTCCTCCAACTCGCAACGGCTCGGAAAAATCCCCCAGCAATGGACCCGAGTCCCCGGACATGAGCACCGCAGCCGAGCGGTTCGCGAAGCAGAACCAGTGcacgctgaaaaaaaacacaaagtCTGGGACAAATGCCAACAACTCAACGGACACTGGCAGGATAAAAAGTCTCGTGGGCACCGACGGCGAGATTAATGACCACGCTGGTAATATTAAGGACAATATTGTGAGATCTGCAAGCAATAACGAAATATCATCAGACAACGTTCCGTTACGTTCCCCGCTACCTCCTCGCTCGACTCCGATGATTGCCGCAAAGTTCGCGGACATGCGGCTCACTGGCGGCAGCCAACAGGTGTCTTCCTTCAAACCTCAGGTTAAGGTCAAGCCGACGATTCTCCGCAAGCCCGTCGTTCCCTTTCCTCATCCTCACATGAGTCCCGAGCTCGCGAGAAAAATCGAAAAACAAGTTCAGGGTACTGATTAG
- the LOC130676648 gene encoding SLIT-ROBO Rho GTPase-activating protein 1-like isoform X1: MDEEHETDGIKSPIKRLGSTRKLLVFNNIRLQLNEQLRCLDVRMESQVALVAELQDFFRRRAELELDYSKSLDKMARSIQMRHKEQKQKREQWPLFSSYACWQQLVNETKNLSRDHAALSEVYSTHLVGRLNQVIEDVQRIYRRCREIGYETHEEILRVLHELHTTMKTYHAYQAESRQAETKLRVAEQQRSKLEVTNVPPEKLARSKKYKLIEKEVTKRKNKYTEAKLKALKARNEYILCLEASNTTIHKYFVDDLSDLIDCMDFGFHNCIARALLMHCSAEEGRQRSLQTSAEQLTNTINALDSRADKQRFLESHHAAFMIPKKFEFQCQRGDETPEPELQKILHSEMEQRLGQLQQRVTSLRTESEEVWKTLETAEASLLEMLTAKDYDCSRYFGENCMPTSRPPETVQIKLRADRQETEEFYLTKFREYLLGTSRIARLDAKQEYIRQSLQDGSNGSPNPSITTSKQKQARRKRIGRLQMNGQPKLFGGSLEEYLESTNLEIPLIMKSCIRVINLYGLHHQGIFRVSGSQVEINNFREWFERGEDPLADVTDASDINSVAGVLKLYLRELREPLFPIIYFEHLMELAQLESKHEFVLKMKQLISSLPRPVVIVMRYLFAFLNHLSEFSDENMMDPYNLAICFGPTLVPVPEDKDQVQYQNQVNELIKNIITLCEEIFPDDIGGIQYEKYISREPDDVDVGDSPTDQVQEDMDSEVYPSEDESENLEATAQFDFIARSERELSFKKGDTLTLYMQVSYDWWRGSVGGREGLIPDKYIMLKIKDEERDKELLKSSSEESMRRRASSSADSAPSSNNSPLMAPTNNPNAWPTVNTSDVITTSSSGGSQQHHSDVINTNNTSVIGNNVMPATGTAMANAVNACISSSQAIISREEQTSVNPSKMISSPGNEKIHPTDQFQLQSSTPNDESESVNDFLDSLSTMSDQANLDDVDDQNQDNQISSFNAGGLRGSGRKQWKSQTITDNNTQPSIQLNDNNNENDDNNQEATTFSANRELWQKRANSQTQLTPPVPPTTPKNFRASQEFREMRQKHTPDLVMDLPLAAQDASKKSASSSSLNSSDEENSLVPPTRNGSEKSPSNGPESPDMSTAAERFAKQNQCTLKKNTKSGTNANNSTDTGRIKSLVGTDGEINDHAGNIKDNIVRSASNNEISSDNVPLRSPLPPRSTPMIAAKFADMRLTGGSQQVSSFKPQVKVKPTILRKPVVPFPHPHMSPELARKIEKQVQGTD; the protein is encoded by the exons ATGGATGAAGAACACGAGACAGATGGAATAAAATCTCCGATAAAGAGACTTGGGTCCACCAGGAAATTGCTTGTCTTCAACA ATATAAGGCTGCAGTTGAACGAGCAGCTGAGATGTCTCGACGTGAGAATGGAGTCCCAGGTGGCCCTGGTCGCCGAATTGCAAGACTTCTTCCGCAGGAGAGCGGAACTCGAGCTCGATTACAGCAAATCCCTCGATAAAATGGCTAGAAGTATACAGATGAGACACAAGGAGCAGAAGCAAAA GAGGGAGCAATGGCCACTGTTCTCAAGCTACGCATGCTGGCAGCAACTTGTCAATGAGACCAAAAATCTTAGCCGTGATCATGCCGCACTCTCTGAGGTATACAGCACTCATCTTGTGGGAAGACTTAATCAGGTTATCGAAGATGTTCAGCGTATATACAGACGC TGTCGGGAAATTGGATACGAGACACATGAAGAGATCTTGAGGGTTCTTCACGAGCTTCATACCACAATGAAAACTTACCACGCTTATCAAGCAGAGTCACGACAGGCAGAGACTAAATTACGTGTTGCCGAGCAGCAGCGCAGCAAACTTGAAGTCACAAATGTACCGCCAGAGAAGCTTGCACGTAGCAAGAAATACAAGCTCATTGAGAAGGAAGTGACTAAG AGAAAGAACAAATACACGGAGGCTAAACTCAAAGCACTCAAGGCTAGAAATGAGTACATTCTTTGTCTGGAGGCGTCCAATACAACGATACATAAATATTTCGTTGACGACCTGTCGGATCTTATTGAT TGTATGGACTTTGGCTTTCACAATTGCATCGCACGGGCATTGTTGATGCACTGCAGCGCGGAAGAGGGAAGGCAACGGTCGTTGCAAACGAGCGCCGAGCAGCTGACAAATACTATTAATGCTTTAGATTCACGTGCAGACAAACAGCGTTTTCTCGAGTCACATCATGCGGCGTTTATGATCCCCAAGAAGTTTGAATTCCAGTGCCAGCGGGGCGACGAAACTCCCGAGCCGGAGCTACAAAAAATACTCCACTCCGAAATGGAACAACGATTAGGGCAGTTGCAGCAACGCGTAACCTCACTGAGAACCGAGTCCGAGGAAGTGTGGAAGACCTTAGAAACAGCTGAGGCCAGTCTTTTAGAAATGCTTACTGCCAAGGACTATGATTGCTCGCGATACTTTGGTGAAAATTGCATGCCAACGTCCAGGCCACCTGAGACTGTGCAGATCAAATTACGCGCCGACAGGCAGGAAACCGAAGAATTTTATCTTAcg aAATTTCGGGAATACCTGCTTGGGACATCGCGAATAGCCAGACTCGACGCTAAACAAGAATACATAAGACAAAGTCTTCAGGATGGCTCTAATGGAAGCCCAAATCCGTCTATCACGACGTCAAAACAGAAACAAGCCCGCAGAAAGAGAATCGGACGACTGCAGATGAACGGGCAGCCGAAATTGTTTGGCGGTTCACTGGAGGAGTATCTCGAGAGCACAAATTTAGAGATTCCATTAATAATGAAGAGTTGTATAAGGGTAATAAATCTGTATGGTCTTCATCATCAGGGGATATTTCGAGTATCCGGCTCTCAAGTCGAGATAAATAACTTCAGAGAGTGGTTCGAACGGGGTGAGGATCCACTCGCTGACGTGACAGACGCCTCGGATATTAACAGTGTCGCTGGGGTATTAAAACTCTACTTGAGAGAATTGCGCGAGCCTCTCTTCCCcattatttatttcgagcaTCTAATGGAACTGGCGCAGCTCGAGTCGAAACATGAGTTCGTGTTGAAAATGAAACAACTGATATCGAGCTTACCGAGGCCAGTTGTTATAGTAATGCGATATCTGTTTGCCTTTCTCAATCATCTCTCGGAATTTTCGGATGAAAACATGATGGACCCGTATAATCTCGCTATATGTTTTGGCCCGACACTGGTACCAGTACCCGAGGACAAAGACCAAGTTCAGTATCAGAATCAAGTTAATGagctgattaaaaatataataacactGTGCGAAGAAATATTCCCCGATGACATCGGAGGCATTCAGTATGAAAAATACATCAGCAGAGAGCCCGACGACGT TGACGTTGGTGACTCTCCAACGGATCAGGTTCAAGAGGATATGGACTCTGAAGTGTATCCATCAGAAGATG AGTCGGAAAACTTGGAGGCAACAGCACAATTCGATTTTATTGCGAGATCTGAACGTGAATTAAGCTTCAAGAAAGGCGATACTCTGACACTTTATATGCAAGTAAGCTACGACTGGTGGCGCGGCTCCGTAGGCGGAAGAGAGGGTTTGATTCCTGACAAATATATCATGCTCAAAATAAA GGACGAAGAGCGAGACAAAGAGCTGCTGAAGTCATCAAGCGAAGAGTCGATGCGACGGAGAGCTTCGAGTTCCGCAGACAGCGCGCCATCGAGCAACAACTCGCCGTTGATGGCACCAACAAATAATCCGAACGCGTGGCCGACCGTCAACACGTCGGATGTGATAACAACATCGTCTTCCGGTGGATCCCAGCAGCATCACTCTGACGTAATCAATACCAACAACACCTCCGTGATCGGCAACAACGTAATGCCGGCAACAGGAACCGCGATGGCGAATGCAGTAAATGCCTGCATATCGTCATCTCAAGCGATCATCAGTCGAGAG GAACAGACGTCAGTGAACCCGAGCAAAATGATCTCGAGTCCAGGAAACGAGAAAATACATCCCACGGATCAGTTTCAACTACAGTCGAGCACGCCTAATGACGAGAGTGAGAGCGTTAATGATTTCTTGGACTCCCTTTCTACGATGAGCGATCAGGCGAATCTGGATGACGTTGATGATCAGAATCAAGACAACCaaatttcatcatttaatGCCGGTGGATTACGGGGATCAGGTCGTAAGCAATGGAAATCACAAACtattactgataataatacaCAGCCATCAATACAAttgaatgataataataatgaaaatgatgataataatcaaGAGGCCACAACATTTTCAGCAAACAGAGAGCTCTGGCAGAAGCGAGCAAACTCTCAGACACAATTGACTCCGCCAGTTCCACCGACAACACCCAAGAACTTCCGCGCTTCTCAAGAGTTCCGCGAGATGCGTCAGAAACACACGCCGGACCTCGTAATGGATTTGCCACTGGCTGCGCAAGATGCCAGCAAAAAGTCTGCGTCATCCAGCAGCTTGAACAGTTCAGATGAAGAAAATTCTCTTGTTCCTCCAACTCGCAACGGCTCGGAAAAATCCCCCAGCAATGGACCCGAGTCCCCGGACATGAGCACCGCAGCCGAGCGGTTCGCGAAGCAGAACCAGTGcacgctgaaaaaaaacacaaagtCTGGGACAAATGCCAACAACTCAACGGACACTGGCAGGATAAAAAGTCTCGTGGGCACCGACGGCGAGATTAATGACCACGCTGGTAATATTAAGGACAATATTGTGAGATCTGCAAGCAATAACGAAATATCATCAGACAACGTTCCGTTACGTTCCCCGCTACCTCCTCGCTCGACTCCGATGATTGCCGCAAAGTTCGCGGACATGCGGCTCACTGGCGGCAGCCAACAGGTGTCTTCCTTCAAACCTCAGGTTAAGGTCAAGCCGACGATTCTCCGCAAGCCCGTCGTTCCCTTTCCTCATCCTCACATGAGTCCCGAGCTCGCGAGAAAAATCGAAAAACAAGTTCAGGGTACTGATTAG